TGTCCCGTAAAACCTTTTCTAAAGATACTGTCCCGTAAAACCTTTTCTAAAGATACTGTCCCGTAAAACCTTTTCTAAAGATACTGTCCCGTAAAACCTTTTCTAAAGATACTGTCCCGTAAAACCTTTTCTAACGATACTGTCCCGTAAAACCTTTTCTAAAGATACTGTCCGGTAAAAGCTTTTCTAAAGATACTGTCCCGTAAAACCTTTTCTAAAGATACTGTCCCGTAAAACCTTTTCTAAAGATACTGTCCCGTAAAACCTTTTCTAAAGATACTGTCCCGTAAAACCTTTTCTAAAGATACTGTCCCGTAAAACCTTATCTAAAGATACTGTCCCGTAAAACCTTTTCTAACGATACTGTCCCGTAAAAGCTTTTCTAAAGATACTGTCCAGTAAAACCTTTTCTAACGATACTGTCCCGTAAAACCTTTTCTAAAGATACTGTCCCGTAAAACCTTTTCTAACGATACTGTCCCGTAAAACCTTTTCTAACGATACTGTCCCGTAAAACCTTTTCTAACGATACTGTCCCGTAAAACCTTTTCTAACGATACTGTCCCGTAAAACCTTTTCTAAAGATACTGTCCCGTAAAACCTTTTCTAACGATACTGTCCcgtaaaacaaatgttttgtctcAATTATGCACTTCCACACATTTTTGGGCAATACTCTGGGCATTCATGTAGCTTCATGGCGGCACCGTGGCTCTACACTTGGAATGGAGACTCCCATGGTGGTGGTTCAGTCTGGGTGGGTTTGGGAGGCGTGGTGGATACTGGTGGTTCAGTCTGGGTGGGTTTGGGAGGCGTGGTGGACACCGGGGGTTCAGTCTGGGTGGGTTTGGGAGGCGTGGTGGATACTGGTGGTTCAGTCTGGGTGGGTTTGGGAGGCGTGGTGGACACCGGGGTTCAGTCTGGGTGGGTTTGGGAGGCGTGGTGGATAATGGTGGTTCAGTCTGGGTGGGTTTGGGAGGCGTGGTGGACACCGGGGTTCAGTCTGGGTGGGTTTGGGAGGCATGGTGGATACTGGTGGTTCAGTCTGGGTGGGTTTGGGAGGCGTGGTGGATACTGGTGGTTCAGTCTGGGTGGGTTTGGGAGGCGTGGTGGATACCGGTGGTTCAGTCTGGGTGGGTTTGGGAGGCGTGGTGGATACTGGTGGTTCGGTCTGGTTGGGTTTGGGAGGCGTGGTGGATACTGGTGGTTCGGTCTGGGTGGGTTTGGGAGGCGTGGTGGATACTGGTGGTTCAGTCTGGGTGGGTTTGGGAGGCGTGGTGGATACCGGTGGTTCAGTCTGGGTGGGTTTGGGAGGCGTGGTGGATACTGGTGGTTCAGTCTGGGTGGGTTTGGGAGGCGTGGTGGATACCGGTGGTTCAGTCTGGGTGGGTTTGGGAAGCGCCTGTCCATAGTTGTCCAGTTCTACAGAAACATCATGGATGAGGTCTTCAGACATCTTCAGTTGACTTTGCAGTCCCATGTTCTGTAAACAGTTGAAGCCAAGTATCTCAAGGATGAGGAGGATGCCaagtacagacacagagagcattACAGCGGCTGTGCTGGACATCTGGACCACACCAGTTTGGGTCTGAGGCACATCAACATTATCGTGGTCCAGATCAGGCATAACTTGTAAACCGTTCAATGGAGAATGTGCGCAAAAGTGCATTGGTGAAATTTGTAAACCTCGTTTACCCGCTGCCGCTGAAGCTACGATGTATAGGGGAAAAGACTTGCGTGACTCATTTTATAGGCACTTCCGAATTCTGTGCGCAGACAGACGCACAAAGGAGCAGGTAATGATTTCCTGTGAGAATCTCGTGTCCCCAGAGCTAATATAAAGCAACGAAGGAAATATACTACATACGAGGAGAGAAACATAACAACGTCAAGCATATAGATACAAAACACACGGATATTCCAATAATTGTAGCCTAGCCATTGTGTGCAATTGCGCGAGTAAACTATTATAATTATCTGAATAAATGTAACTAACCTATGGCATATGCGTAAATATCAACACATTTGAATACGTTTTTAAGTCTACAAATGTGTTCACTATTGAAAATATTATGcaccaaatacattttttatttccccGTTGCTccagtagctgtgtctctgtgaaCATGACTTTCTGCTCCCTTCACTGCACATTGCTATATATCTCGCCTGTTGATGTCACCCTTACTCCTCTAGCATTCGGAGtcccccagcacacacacagacagacagacagacacacacacagagagagacacacacacacacacacagagagagagagacacacaaacacacacagagagagagagagacacacacacacccggatGGATGACTTCACCGTTCCGCCTGGGTTTCCTTTATGATCCCGGGATCTCCCACTTTCTTCATCAGACTTCATCGAGCAACACAGGCGTCCAGACCGctcttcctctgctctcctctcgaACAGCCTGCAAACACCCCGCCTCAACCCGGACTCTGAACCTTCAACCTTCACAGGCTGGCTAAGCACGAAGAAGTCAATTAGTGATTTTCCAAACGGATTTTCACTGGAAAGCTCGACAAGTCTAATTACCAAGTCAAGGATTTCTGGGCTACGTCAAGTATAGCCGCCAACTTTAAACCGTTTTTTTTTGTTGCGCTGTTGATCCGTCCGTCTCAGCCGTGCAATAATGTCCGAGGTACTGCCGTACAGCGAGGGGAAAATGAGCGGCTATGGAGACAGCGAGGCCAGTCAGGTGTCCTTTAGCTGCGGACTACAGGACACCAATTCGTTCTTCGGTGCGTCGCAAGCGAAAAGACCCCCAAAGCTGGGACAGATCGGCAGAGCCAAGAGAGGTAAGATCTGGTTATTGGAATGGATTGTTGAATAGAGGTTTTGTTTTGGTGATCAAAAACAAAGGCTTGGCCACCCAGGCATGTTTGGGTGATCTTTAACTCTAACCTAGCCTACTTGTTATACAACACAGACATGCAACAGATATGCATTTGACCTCTAACTTATGAGGCAAACGTTTATTTGTTGATGTAACAAAGGACAGTAGCTGACCACAATGCGCCCCGTTGATAGTGACGAATGAGAATAATGGACTACCAATGTGATATCAAAATGTACTAGGCTAAATGTCTACATTAGTTACGCTCTCTGTCATTTTAAAGGGCACTTTTCCATATTGCATGTAGTGGAAATTGCAAGTGCTGATAGCGTCTAGTGCGCGCGCTTGGATTTGCGCCATTATGGACAAAGCATTGTTTCAAGCACCAAAGTCAGGGGTTTGGCACACCGACATTTCCCTTTGTGTTGCACCAGTCCCCAAAACCTTTGCAATTAGCCTACTCGATTTGTtgactgtaaaacatatttatgaAACAGTTAGGCCATTAGCCTATAACATGACAAGTGATGagtccctgataaaataaaggttaaacaaatgtaatacatcaatcaaatcaaataaaacataataaactAAAATATTAACATGATTGCATCTCCCCTCCGCAGTGGTCATCGAAGACGACAGAATAGACGACGTTCTAAAGGGGATGGCAGACAAGTCGTCACCAGGCGTTTAAAGATGAACAATGCCTTGCAGACTGTTTATTTTGATCACCGATTTGAAGCACTTGTCGGCTGTGCATGTTCGAGGATTGTAGGAGAAACGATGGCACGAAGCGAAGACAAGGGGAAGGAAAGGGGTGGAAAGATGTGAAGATTGGACGAGAAAGCAGAGGAAGAGTTTGAGGAAGAGTCCGGAAAAGACCGAGATTTATCTTGTGGTTGCTGACAATTTGATGAAACCCGATTTTAACTTCTGCTGCGCAGCGTGATGTTGAGATGGCGGATCCTGGCTCCGTGTCTCAACCTCAGCTGACTTCTCTGATGGATGAACTTGCCATAACTTCACGACCATCTTCCAAAAGCGCCGTAAGCAACAACAAAGTAGAACTGGTGGCAGAATTTCATTTAAAGCTCTGTTTCCATAGTTGTACCCAGTAGACTGCCTATGCTCGAAGACCATATTACCCTTGCAGGCTTTGCATTGTTGATAATAATCGGCGACATTGCATTCAAGGGAGCTGTACTTTTCAGCATTGGTCGAACGTAGAATGCATTCCTATCCGATTGCTGCTAAAGCTTTTTAATACAGACCAACCAAACACTGATATCCAGTAACTAGAATACATCCATTGTGTGtaacagaaatatatatatacagaggatGGTGCAATGTTAATATTTTATTTCGTAGGCCTATATTCACTTTGGCTTCACCTGTAAAGAATAAGCTAGTAGGCCTAATGCATAGTCCCCAGGTTCAATTGAATGAAATTGATACATGGGCTTACATTACCCCCCACGGTTAAAGATGCAGGTCGGGGCCTTCATGTAACTTTAGCCTACCGACACCTGCACGTAGGCTCTCTGTTTCACTTTTAAGGACTAGAAATATCGAAGGAGGCCAGAAGAGATGGGCAAATTATAAATGTTTGAAACAATAATCATGAAATTaatgggaaaatatatattttttaattaatttattttgatgTTGCAATTATTCGTGTTTTTCGTGTTCTATAATTAAAAGTCAAatattttatctatctatttgCATGATCTTTCCCTCCGGTGCCACCACAGGTGCCAACCACTCCTACCCTGGCACGCTTACATTCATATTTCAAAAgtcatatttgtatttttatatcTAAATAATTGTTATTTAAAAATTATAAGCTAGTCTATCGTCTTACAGTTCATCAACACAAATGTTTGTATTATAGAGAGGATATGCAGATTGAGAAAAGCCTATATAACGGAGAATCTAAGAGATTTAGGTGTTGACTTCTCTCATTCTATATCAAAGGGACTGACGTTTTTTTAAAGACTAACTGAATGTGTTTGGGGTTTTGTACACATCAATGTTAAACTATTATTGAGAAATCGTATACTGTGACTTAAGCTTTGTTGATGCATTTGTTAGAAAATTGCGATTTTAGAGTATACTGCACTGTTTACGAGTATCCTCAAATAACACGTTATTTGACCAATTTTGGACATTACAGTTATGTTTTTTATTTCGTTTATCTTGTACCATTCTTTGGAGGAAACTGAATATGGTTTGTTGTGCATGAAACCTTAATACTTTCAATAATGAAACATCGTTTTATGAAGCAAAAAAGCAACAAAAGTGTCATGACATTCTAAGAATGAGTCATTGTATATTAAGATGCCATTTTCACTGTATTTGGTGAACTAATAAATGGTGAAAGAACATGTCAAATGTGGTCCTATGGAATTCATTTCCCAAGATCCATCCATTATCACAGAGTACAAGCATTTAACACATGACAGTTAACAGGACTTCATGACAGTTGGTCTGGCTGTGGATTACTCCCACAGCAATGTTGGACATCACAAAGATGTTGAACCACATTCTCACAGCCACATTAAACACACTGAGCCCCTACAACTGTGGCTTACTCCCACTGGTTGAAGAGGGTACAGAGGGGAGAAAAGAAGGCCGATGGTTTACGGTGGTTCTCCAAGCTGTGACCCACATGATAAACAAATCAGTTTTTCTAACCAGGGCCTACGGGCTTCAACAGAGACCAGCAGCACGTCCTCCCAACCCACCATTTCAGAAACACTAATCAAGCACATAGAGAATAGGCTAATTATTGCCTACAAGTTCTGATGTAGGCCTTCGTCTTCACTCATAGCTCATAGTCTTTGATGACTATGCGAGGTAGGCCTATCGGTAGGCCATCCATCTAACACAACTATAGGCTGCGTATACCTGATGACCGGATGCTTCTGATCAAATGTGGTGGGGAACACAGTGCAATTAGAGATGTTCCTACAATAGTATGCCAGGGAATCCATTGGAACAAGGACCCTCAAGAATACAACACCTATCTATTCTCTATGGAAGTCCCTATCCTAACCTGAGATACAAGGTGTGTGAATGTAAACACGGGTCTAGGCCAAACACAGGTCTAGGCCCCATGCCATACACACTAACATAGTGCCcctcatggctagaagggatggACAGGTTAGGAGGGCAGATTAGGAGAACTTACattgcaggttaggagaattaggttaaggttaagaaaagggtcagggttaaggttagctaaaatgcacaAAAAAAATCATTTGAAATAGCTGGATCCTTACTAGCCATGACCCACAGGTGGCCCAGAGGAAATagttccttcctcccttccttgaaGTCATCATCTCAGATAGGTGAAAGCAAGGAATCCACAACATAGCTGATACCTACCCAATCATGGCAGCTCTGCCTAACAGTAACCTTATGGAGGGGCCATGTAAGGTGTAATCCCAGACAGTTGTTAACCAGTAGTATCACTCTGTAAAGCAACAGAAAATAACAACACCGATGACAACCAAAGCCTCTCCGCTCCCAGTACCCACACTATAGTGGCTATTGACTTTTCAGATGCTGTCTCCACTGGACCGAATGGGAAAACATTACCATCTACTTTTGTTGTGttgggggaagtgtgtgtgtgtgtgtgtgtgtgtgtgtgttcataggcTGACAAACTGTCACCTATGATATTGAGTATTAAGTTGGATGGGGCATGACCACCAATCACCACTGACCAATTTGTTGTACTGTCACATTGTTTCTACTGAACCTGTTGGGATGCATGGGAAAACCACAACATCAACCATTGTATGTGTGCGCATGTAAGAGAGAAAGTGCGTGTTTGTGTTTTGTAGGCTGTCACATTATCATCATTGATGTTGAGTAccaagacagacaggcatgcaTTACCACCCACTTGTTGCTCTTTATattaacatacatacacacatacaaacataaagacataatacatacatacacacaaacatacatacatacatacatacatacatacatacagtggggcaaaaaagtatttagtcagccaccaattgtgcaagttctcccacttaaaaagatgagagaggcctgtaattttcatcataggtactcttcaactatgac
This DNA window, taken from Oncorhynchus tshawytscha isolate Ot180627B linkage group LG10, Otsh_v2.0, whole genome shotgun sequence, encodes the following:
- the LOC112260873 gene encoding calcium/calmodulin-dependent protein kinase II inhibitor 2; its protein translation is MSEVLPYSEGKMSGYGDSEASQVSFSCGLQDTNSFFGASQAKRPPKLGQIGRAKRVVIEDDRIDDVLKGMADKSSPGV